In Hemiscyllium ocellatum isolate sHemOce1 chromosome 2, sHemOce1.pat.X.cur, whole genome shotgun sequence, the genomic stretch gatgtgcgggtcaggtgaattggccatgctaaattgcccgtagtgttaggtaaggggtaaatgtaagggtatgggtgggttgcgcttcggcgggtcggtgtggacttgttgggccaaagggcctgtttccacactgtaaatctaatctaatctaaatttcggGCAAAATCTTAAACTAGTCGAGGGATATATTGCTGTCATGTTGTGCCATCAACAACCACTAGATGGACCATTGACACACTGTTATTCTCATGGCTGCGAACGAAGAACATTTAATATATAAGCAAGAAAAACTGAATATTACTCTCTATGAAATCTGTATTCCCAAAAAAGCTGGTGCAAGTATTCTCGCAACGATTTCACATAAAACGCCAATCACGTGAGGGCTTGAAGTATAGGAGCGCTGGTTTAATATTAAACACAGTAACGCAATCCACAATGCTTTCATTTAATTTAATAATCAGAAAATATAGCTCACAGTTGACAAACGTGTGTGTATTTTAAACCGTTTATTTCGTTAAGCGTAGAAAATGTAGTATCGGTTAATAAAACTGACCCAATATTTCTGATTAAGCAAACGTGTACCACTAAAGAACTTCAGAACTACCATTAAGTTTGTTTTTGCAGACTGGAATAAATTATAGTTCATTTAGTTTGCGTTCGATATTGGTGCACAAGATGACAAAATGTGTTTTGCATGCTTAATTATACTCTCATCACGATCCCCATCCAACCCCCAACACATACATACAAGTCGAACTCCCACTAAAGTGGCAGCTGGAGCAATGTTTCAAGGAAGAAAGGATTCATTTGACCGGCTTATTAATTGAAGCCTCACGCCAGAAACTGCTCAACTGTTCTTGTGTTCCCTATAGATATGATAATGTCCAGCGTGTGCCGAGAAGTGTGTGCCTCAGACAAAAGAAAAGTTTACTCTTGCTCTTGCTCTTAGCTACAATAACCAAAGAAATAAAAACTGGTGGGCGAATTAAGGGAATTAATGACCCGCCAATTACTATAGATTAATTATAACTTCAATAAAATGTATGAGGTTGAGAATCTGCAATTGTACATTAAAGCTACTGAAATACAGCCTGTTCGCTTTTTTGTATACCTTAATttctttaatgtgaataaattttttaaaaaaagtgcagCGTTTACATAGCACCTTCTAGCCGAGCAACAAGTTAATTGAGACTCGGAGCCCCGCCCTCACATGGGGAACTGGCCCCGCCCCTTCCACTTTCAAATGGCTCGTGCCTCCTGGCCAATCAGAGGGGGGGGGGTAGAACCCGGCGGCGCCCGCTACCTTATAAAAGGAACGGCAACGAGCAGCTGCTGTCGGTCTGTGGCTGTGACAGGACACGGCGGTTAGTGCAGCAACTGTTAGGGAGAACGGCTCCTACTGCTCGGGTGTAAAGATGACCCTGGAGGAGCCCATCGGCGTGGAGGAGAAGCAAGCGAAAAGTACCGAGAGGTACGGGTTGTGGCTGCTGTATGCTGATATGTGCGTTCTTTTCCCCGGTCCGCCCTCGCGGTGCATGGAGGCTGTGCGGGTTTTTGTTTAGTCCATAGTGGGTAGTGTCTTTGTGCCTCTGGGTGTCTGTCGGGGGTGGGGGCTGCAGGGTAACTCCTGTTTGGAACCCCTGGTCTCGAGTGATGGTGTCGGTTAGTGCGCGAGAGCCGGGCCGTGGTGGACACGGGACCAGATCCGTTTTAAAAAACACCCCCCGAGACCAAAACAAGACCCGACACTTGGGGCTGGCAGCAAATGAGCACTTTTTCTCAAGAAAGAAGCTCTGCTTCCGCCTCCAGCAACAGGTCAGGGTCGAGTTGCTGTGCTGCGGAGAGTAAATTTATCATCTTTCCCACCTCCAAACCACCCGATGTTCCTCTATAATGTGgttttttaaattttcaaaaaaattaaCTCGCTTGGTTTACTAAAATGTTTTCCAGGATGCAAGTTGCTGGCAAAGCCCTGGAAGAGTTGCTGAGCTCCGCGCAACGTCAGCACTGCCTGACCGTTGGAGTCTACGAGTCTGCAAAGGTCATGAATATGTAAGTATTTATTTCAAAATGCACCGCACCAACATCCGTCTCCATCAATTGTTAACTGGCTTGTGAGTGAGCTGCTGATTGACCTTTATTGTCTTCTAATTATTTTTCTTGCAGTGACCCGGACAGTGTGGTGCTCTGCCTTTTGGCCACTGACGAAGAGGACGAAGGTGACATTGCTCTGCAAATCCACTTCACTTTAATTCAAGCATTTTGCTGCGACAATGACATTAACATCGTGAGAGTGAATGACATTCCGAGATTGGCGGAGATCGTCGGCAATTCGGTTGACAACGAGGAACCGAGAGATATGCATTGCATATTAGTCACGGTAAGTGCTTTAGGTAAAGTTGTTAGATTTATTTAAACAAGAAATAGTTACTTGGCAACGTGAGTATGTGACTGCATATTTTATCACATCTAGAATCCAAGTCAAGACTCTTGGAAAGATCCAGCTTTAGAAAAACTTGGTGTCTTCTGTGAAGAGAGTCGCTGCACCAATCAGTGGGTCCCCAACATTTCCTTTCCTGAGCGTTGAATTGTTGCATGGACTTGCTGTTGCTGGGAGTATTGTATTTTGAAGTCCTACTTGTCAAGGAAAAGTTTGGATATGTGGATTAGACTGGTGTTTTGGTCAAGACACATGTACATGTGGCCAGTACACAGCTGGTGAATCGGAGACTGAGGACTGATGGCCAGGACTGATGACTGCAGCAAGTTGGATAAATGGACTTCTGTGAACAACCACAGACCTGGAATGGTGCTGAGAGTGTGAAGTACACAGTGCAACTCTGCACATGCCATGGAGCCCTGTTTGCCATTGGAGGAGATTAAATGAAAGCTTAAGACCAGTGTTGGAGCTGTGGGACTCTGCTCTGATTTTTATACCTATCTTGGGTTTCCCTATGGAGGAGTTGATTTTGATCCAGAAATGAATTTGATTATTTACAGCCCTTGAGCTCTTTAATTTTTAATGTGTTTTTAGAAATTTAATACTTGGTTCATGTAGAACAGCTTAAATTTATGAAATAAAGCATATAAATTTTGACTCTTTGCTTCACAATTCATCATCCTTTGAGAAAAGCTCAACCACTCATACTAATACTTGCATCAGTTAAATATCAGCTGAGCTGTCAAAATGATACTTCCCACCCACTGACAATTGCAATAACCTACATACTGCTTGTAACTCAAAGGGGAAATTCTACCTCAGAAATTTTGTGGTAATCCTCAAActgtatgggggtggggggagattagattagatcacttagtgtggaaacaggcccttcaaagagcaacccacccagacccgttcccttacatctaccccttcacctaatactatgggtgAATTAgcgatgctaaattacccataaactgtgcatttttggaccgtgggaggaaacaggagcacccggagaaaacgcgcgcagacactgggagaatgtgcaaacttaacacaggcagttgcccgaggtgggaattgaatgtgggtctctggtgctgagacagcagtgctaaccactcccTTGGACAATTTTTACAAGTTGCTTTTCATTTGGTGACCTTGTGACAATAAGGCTTTGTGTATTTGATTTGTAGCACAGATGGTTGAGTTGGTTCACTAAATTTGGAGTTGGCTTCTGAGGGATAGAAGTTTAGGAAAGAGGCCACCTCAGGTGGTAAGGCAAAGGGAAGTCTTATTAAAGATGGTTTACCACAGTAAACTGGAAATCCATGAACAGGGAAGAGGtattggttttttaaaaaaaaaccctctggCTTTCACTGTAAAGTAGGCCATATGAAGTCTGTTTGTggtttagaaaaagcactgggatCATGCATGTGGAAAAGCCAGGATAAGTGTgtgttttgttgaagtggtaaagaGGACAATGGAAGccaatgctgttttttttttaaaaaaaaaggaccacTGGAGTGGGTTGCTTGGGGAGTAAGTGTCTGATATTGCAGGaagcatatcctgggatttttcctgacactTAACGGGTAGAAACAGAATAAAGGTAATCAAACTTCCTTATCAGACATTCTTTTATCAAATACTCGGGGTAGGTTGGAGAAACAAGAACTGGAGGAAGGCAAAATGGATTTTAAGTTCAGAAAAATTAGCTGAATTACAAACAAAAAAACTTATCAATCAGCATACACAATCTGGGTGTACCCCAGAATTTTAGATATTGAAAATGAAATCTTGAGACAATGGATGAAGTGAGGTTGGCTATAGAAAAGAGCTATTACTTGTGACATGAATTACCATTTGGGAGtaagaaaaatatttttgttgGCCATAACAACTTAAGGATGTGGCTGAATTTTGCTGAACATGTCATATGTTAGGAAAGcctcaggcagtaataaaaccagtgCACTTAATATCTATTTCAGCACTTGAGGAACTGAAACCATAGTGGGCCTCAGTATTTGTTGACAATTAATGGGTCCAATAGATTTTCAGAGGCCCTTGCATTATGCCATATCACacctaaaaggattgtagaagagtTAATCAAATCTTTCAATGGATATGGGCTACCCACAGCAAggcaatcagatcaagggtcaaactttacatcaaaattattcaaggaagttatggatatcttaggaataaaacaattcaaagtaactgtgtaccatccagaatcataGAGCACGTTGGCATAGTGATATCAAATTTTACAGACTGAgagcttatagtcaagactattcagaggattgggataaaggaattcatTGTACTTTGTATAATTTGGAATGCACCTAATGAATCAACTAAATTCAGTACATTTGAATTAGTGGTCCTCTCAACTCGTGTCCGAAactgaaattaattatggagGAATTGGTGTGTCAGTTCAGAGACCACAACTGGACATTTTAAGGACAGGTTAAAGCAGGTGTGTTGACTAGACAGCATTTGATAGTAATGCAATATGTGATGACACAAAGCAAACAAATTAAAAATTTCAAATTTTGCTAGTAGAGATAGTTTACTCCCAGtggtaggtgaacctttaaatgcaatgtttagtgagtcttatcaaattgaaaggcaatTGAGTGAGGTCAATTATTTGATAAGCATGCCAGCTAGAAAGAAACCTGTGAGACGTGAATATGCTCTTTAAagagaaggaaagcaaaaggagaaagcTGTTACTAGTTACAACACAAGACCCAAGTTCagatgattctgaattggacattgcTCCAAATTAAATTGGGCAATGAATAAGTTCTCAAATTGGGATAATTTGTTGTTACCTTGCAGAGAAAAATTGAAACGTCCTGAAAGTTATTACAATCACATGGAAGATATGTATGAACAAGCTGAGAAGTACTAACATCAAGAGTGTGatcctggaaaaacacagcaggtcaggtagcatccaagaagcaggagaattgacgtttcgggcaaaagctattctgatgaagggttttcacccgaaacattgattttcctgctcctcagttgctgcctgacctgtgcttttccagtaccacactctcgactctaatctccagcatctgcagtcctcacttttgcctgggaaGTACCAGTACTACATAATGTAGATATagaaaatgctgttccaattaagaaACATCCTCATAGATCTAACCCTCTAAAGTTGTAACAGGTTTAAAATGAAATTTAACACATGTACAAAGACCATATAATCCAAGTGAGTTGTAGTGAGTGGAGCACATCTAAAGTAATGGAGCAAAAACCAGATGGTGTCCAATGACTTtctgtggactattgcaaagttaatgcagttacaaaatctgATAAGTATCCTATTCCATTTTGGAAGACTATATTGAGAAGGTGGAACAGCaatttagaaatataagttggACTTACTCTGATGATACTGGCGGGTACTTTATCTGAAAGAGTGAAGGCAATTTAGGCTTTTGTGATATCAATGGACTATACCACAAAGTGCCCTAGATTATTACATTACTGTCAACATACATTGTTGATGTAATTGCGACAATCTTAAAAATTCTACCTGTAGATTGAGGCTATCGTTGTCAGAGTGTTCTACGATTTAGTTCTACTTTTGGTTTCTATTAAAACTGTTACTTTGTGAGAATTCTCCTATTCATTGCCTGGTCTAACGATTGTCAGGTTGAATTAAACATGACTTGTCTTTCATTTCTTAAAAGCTTTTCCCTTCTCGGGCAATTGATCACTCAGACTTTGTAGCCAGGAGCTCATCATATGTGCTATTCACAATAATGAACTGGAAAACATTTAGAGCCTCTATTCTCAGGATCACAGTACATATCATGTTGTATTTTGGTTACATATTTGGAGATATGTAGGGTCAAAAATAGTTTGCTTCCCCTGGTCACAATCCCATTTCACACACTTGATAAATTAGAGTTTCACCCAATTTTGCTTGCATCCTGATTTTCAGCAATTCAAAGTAATTCTTCACTGTTCGCTTACTGCCTCAGTCAATAGCA encodes the following:
- the LOC132828347 gene encoding growth arrest and DNA damage-inducible protein GADD45 gamma-like; this encodes MTLEEPIGVEEKQAKSTERMQVAGKALEELLSSAQRQHCLTVGVYESAKVMNIDPDSVVLCLLATDEEDEGDIALQIHFTLIQAFCCDNDINIVRVNDIPRLAEIVGNSVDNEEPRDMHCILVTNPSQDSWKDPALEKLGVFCEESRCTNQWVPNISFPER